The following nucleotide sequence is from Paenibacillus odorifer.
GCGTACCTCACCAACTGCTGCACATAAGCATCGTCTATGGGTTGGCCGGTCACCAGCAAGCGGTAGAATATCGGCCCGTAAATAAGATCGGTAATCACTTCAATATCGAGATTATCCTTCAATTCCCCGCGCTGAACACCCCGTTCCATAAGCAGCCGTGCCTCAAGCCGACGAGGCTGGAAATATCGGGTCCGATAAGCTTCCGCCAAGCCTGAATCCATCTGTCCTTCGCCAATGATCTCCGTAATGATTTTACCCTCTCGACTAATCAGGAACCGGGATAAGTTCGTTGCATGCATGAGAATATCATCAAATACTGAACCTGTGTCAGGTACTGGTAGTCTGTCCGCAGCGGAGGATAGGAATCCATCCATGACCACGGCAGCCTTGTTAGGCCACCATTTATATATCGTAGCTTTGCTGACCTTGGCACGATCCGCTATTTTTTCCACCGTAACTGCTCCAAAACCATTTTCCAATAACAAATCATAGGATGCGGTAAGAATAGACTTCTCCGTCTCAACATTACGCGGACGCCCTCGTTTACTCTCCATCTGAAATCACCCTTTCATTAATCTGTTTCCAATCAAAATATAAACTATACGTTCAGTATACTAAAAAAACCTAAAAAAATAAATGACTATCACCTATTTACAAAACGATACGTTCAGTATATTATTTAAACATGAATTAGTGAACTGAACGTACAGTATTTAAATTATTAAGATAATCTGAGGAGGATTCACATGCAAAAAGAACAAGCTTTGAAAGAGAACCACATTTCAAGTTGGATGATGTTTATGTTAGCAGCCGCATGCGGGCTTATCGTAGCCAATCTTTATTATGCTCAAACCCTTGTTGGACCTATCAGTGTCTCGACAGGACTTTCTTCTACAGCCGCAGGATTGATCGTCACTTTAACTCAAATCGGTTATGTTGTAGGTTTGTTATTTATCGTGCCGCTGAGTGACATTGTTGAGAATCGGCGCCTCACGGTAATCACGTTAATGGTTGCGGTGGGTGCATTGCTGGTTGCAGCTTTCGCAGCTAATGCGCCTTTGTTCCTGACAGCATCTTTGTTTATAGGAACCGGTTCTGTGGTAGCCCAAATCCTGGTGCCTTATGCCACCTATTTAGCGTCTGAAGAGCAGCGTGGCCGTGTGGTTGGTAATGTTATGAGTGGACTCTTGCTAGGCATTATGTTTGCCCGGCCAGTGGCAAGCTTTATCACCAGCATCTGGGGATGGCAAGCCGTGTTTATTTTTTCAGCGGTCGTCATCACGTTGTTAGCCATTCTGCTGTCGCGATTTCTTCCTGAACGTAAACCTGCACCTTCGGTAAGCTATGGTAAATTAATTGTCTCTTTAGGCACCCTTTTAAAACAAACGCCTATATTGCGCCGACGTGCCTTATATCAAGCTTGTTTATTTGGAGCTTTTAGTCTCTTTTGGACGGTGGTTCCGTTGCGGTTGGCGGATGATTTTGGAATGTCGCAGCAAGGTATCGCATGGTTTGCTTTAGTAGGTGTTGGTGGGGCTGTAGCCGCGCCGATTGCTGGAAGACTGGCAGATAAAGGTTGGAGCAAATGGTTAACCGGGCTGGCCATGATCATTGCCACCTTGTCTTTTTTACTAATTCATCTTTTCCATAGCCACTCAACTTTTGCTCTCATTCTGCTCTTTATTTCCGCGATTACATTGGATATGGCCGTATCCGGAAATCTTGTACTCGGACAGCGTGTGATTTATTCATTGGGTAGTGAAGCGAGGGGGCGTCTTAATGGGATCTTTATGGCGATTTTCTTCGTGGGTGGAGCCGTTGGATCATCTTTGGGTGGTTGGGCTTATGCCTATGGGGGATGGACCTTCGCCTCACTCATCGGAGTGATCCTGCCGCTATTGGCTTTGGTTTACTTTTTCACTGAAAAAAGATCAACTAAAGCTGTTGAATAAAGCCTTGCTTTAAGAGTGGGGGTTAGGTTTTACACGGCAGAATAGATCGCTACCTTTGGTTAGGGCGGTCTATTTCTTTTTGAGGTAATAACGCGCTTGATAAACGTTAGTTATGCTCCGCTAACTGCACCTCAAACCCGTCCGGGTCCAGGATATAAAAGAACCGCAGGTGGGGATTGGGGGCGATTGGTCCGCGCGCTACTGGGATACCTTGGCTTTTTAAACTCTCCATCGCTTCATCAAGTGACTCCACTTCGAAACCCACAGAAACGCCACATTCCGGTTTCAAAGCCGGGTCACTTCCCTGAATAAGCTCGATCTTGGGTTGCCCCTCCAGACCTAACATGACGATCTGTTTTCCACTGCTTTCAAATCTACGCTCAATGGGTAGCCCCAGTATCCGGTTATAAAAATGAAGGGAAGCCTCCAGATCGCGGACCCGAAGCGTAATCCAATTCATACTCAATTTCATGGTTTTATAGTCTCCTCTGATGAATATTCTATATCGTATATTATACGCTATCATCTTGCCCGGAAATAGGGAGAATGGGGAATCAAGAACGTTTAATGAGGATAAAAGCCCGCAAAATCAGCTGTGCAACCAGTGGTTGACAGTATGTAAGGGTAGATAGGTAGTCAATTACAGAACGTTATAATATGATGAGCATGAGGTGATGGCGAATGGACTTTGCAAATAAATTGCAAAGCTATAGGAAACAGAGAGGAATGTCCCAGGAGAACTTGGCGGAGGTGATTGGTGTTTCGCGGCAAGCCGTGTCTAAGTGGGAATCAGGTCAATCCTATCCCGAAATGGATAAGATGATTAGTTTAAGTGAATTATTTCACGTAAGTTTGGATCATCTGGTGAAGGATGCTTCAAGCGATACCAAAGCAGAGCATGTCGCAAGCCCCGTATATGTAGATCTGAATTCCTTGTTTCATTATGAGTACAAAAGTAAGAGAACATGCTTTGGAATTCCTCTGGTTCATATCCATATCGGACGGGGGCTATACGTTGCCAAAGGGGTTATTGCCATAGGTAATATTGCGATTGGTGCTGTATCTATTGGTATTGTTGCTTTGGGCGGATTATGTTTAGGTGCGCTTGCTTTAGGACTCATCAGTTTTGCAGGTCTGGCTCTAGGGCTTTTGTTAGCCGTTGGGGGCATTGCGGCGGGTACAATGGCCGTTGGTGGAATAGCATTGGGGATATTTGCTGTTGGAGGTTTAGCTGTAGGTATGTTCTCCTTGGGTGGTCTCTCTATCGCTTCCCATATTGCAATGGGTGGATATGCAAGCGGGCATATAGCTATAGGGGATACCGTAAAAGGTGCTTATACCTTTATTACTCAAGATAATAATTTCAACGACATCAAGGGGGAGGAGGTAAGAAAGTTAATTCAGCAAGAATATCCACATCTTTGGAAGCCCATTGTGCAGGGAATTATTTCAATCTTCAAATAGCTGATTAATTTGCGGAAATTTCTTAACGGTTGTTTCATATGGATATAATTTGGGTAATAAACGATTGGCGTTTGTCATATATGGATCCGGCAAAAATACTTGTTGCTCAGCAACAAGTATTTTGATTTTGTGTTGGATATTTGTGAAAATATAAAACCTGATATTAGATTTTTTGCTGAAAACCGAAATTTTTACAGAGGAGTATTTATTTGAAAAGCATTCATAAGCGCTTATTATTCTTGCTGCTTGTGTTTATAATTCTACCGTATTTTTTATCCGTGTTGTTGATCTATCGGCAGACGAAAGAGAATGTGGAACGACATGAACTTGAGAACAGCCAAGAGCAAATTCAGCAGGCGTCAGCCGATCTAGAGCAATATTTTGATGAAATCATTAATCTTCCATATATTTTATACCGAAATCCAGACTTATTCAGGGTGTTTGAAGAAGGGTTAGAAGAAGATTTTTATTTTAAGCAGCTTGAAATTAATAAGGGTATGACTAACTTCTATCTCATGAGGAGTGAAATTCGTCAGATCCGTTTATTCATAAACGAAGGGAAAAGCTCATTTACAGTTTATAATGCCATGTTAAGTTCCCGTAAAAGGAATCCGGATTTATTACAGCAAGCTTCCATTCAGAAGCTGATGAGCTCTAATAGCAATTATCTTATTGAAGCTCCGCATCTGATTGAGAACTATAACGATACCTCCATTATGCCTCCTTCGGATAAAACGATGGTCTTGACGGTTCATCACAAAATTGTGGATGTCCTAACGCAGGAATTTCTGGGCGTCATCACTATAGATATTGATTTGGACAAGATTGCTCATATCGCTAATCATTTTCTACAGAAAAATAAAGAGAGCGTGTGGCTTTCCGATGCGGAGGATCATGTCATTTACGCCAGTGATGAAACATGGATAGGCAAAACCGTTCCTGATGAACTGCAAAGGAAAATAAGTCCGGCACAGGCAGATACTAAATCTCCAGAAGGAGATATTGTGTTTACTAGAACATTGCAGGAACCGATAAAAGAGTGGCATTTTGCTAAGGTAACCCCGAGCTCTTTTTTATTTGAAGATGTAAGGAAAACCGCCTATACAAACATCATTGTAGGTGTGGTTGTAGGTGGACTGGGCTTGATAATGATAACAATCATTTCATATGGATTTACACGGCCGATAAAATTGCTTAGTCAAAAAGTCCAGCGCATCGAGGGGAGGAATATGAATGCCCCATTCGACGATATGCGGGAGGACGAAATCGGTATTCTAGAAAGACATATCAAGGAGATGATGAATCGGATCAACCGTCACATTGACCGGGAGTATAAGCTTGAGATAGAGAACAGGAAAAATCAGCATAGGGCGCTAAAGTCGCAGATCAATCCGCACTTTTTATTTAATTCTTTACAATCCATTGCAGCTGTTGCCCTACTCTCTGAATCTCCAAAAGTATATCAACTGATTACCTCTTTATCCAAAATGATGCGGTACTCGATTCGTGTGGATCAGAAGGCGACGGTTCAAAGCGAAGTGGATTATGTACAGGCTTATTTGAATCTTCAAGCGGAACGTTTTCAGACTGATTTTAGCTATTCCATTGATATACCTAAAGATATTTTTGATATTCCGGTTCCTAGTATGATCCTGCAGCCGCTCGTTGAGAACTTTTTTAAGCACTGTTATGACGAGGGCTATGAACAAGCTTACATCCATATTTATGGTGAAATACAAGGTGAATATTTGAATCTAGTCGTAGAAAATAACGGAAACAGCGTGACGGATGATGAACTTGAGGCATTAAAAAATAATCTCTACACACCGGTTAAAGAAGGCAATCCTTCTTTTGCACATATCGGGTTAAAAAACATTCATGATCGCTTGGTTCTTCATTTCGATCACACAGCGGGAATCAAACTAGATTCGATGCAGGGACAAGGGTTCACTGTACGGCTAGTAATTCCACTCTACCTAAAGGAGAAGTAACGTTTATGAAAGCTCTTATTGTAGATGATGAGTCTAATGTTAGAAAAATCATCCGTTTTTTGGGACGGTGGGAACAATACGGGATTACCGAAGTGCTGGAAGCCAGAAATGGTC
It contains:
- a CDS encoding MFS transporter; the protein is MQKEQALKENHISSWMMFMLAAACGLIVANLYYAQTLVGPISVSTGLSSTAAGLIVTLTQIGYVVGLLFIVPLSDIVENRRLTVITLMVAVGALLVAAFAANAPLFLTASLFIGTGSVVAQILVPYATYLASEEQRGRVVGNVMSGLLLGIMFARPVASFITSIWGWQAVFIFSAVVITLLAILLSRFLPERKPAPSVSYGKLIVSLGTLLKQTPILRRRALYQACLFGAFSLFWTVVPLRLADDFGMSQQGIAWFALVGVGGAVAAPIAGRLADKGWSKWLTGLAMIIATLSFLLIHLFHSHSTFALILLFISAITLDMAVSGNLVLGQRVIYSLGSEARGRLNGIFMAIFFVGGAVGSSLGGWAYAYGGWTFASLIGVILPLLALVYFFTEKRSTKAVE
- a CDS encoding helix-turn-helix domain-containing protein, whose translation is MDFANKLQSYRKQRGMSQENLAEVIGVSRQAVSKWESGQSYPEMDKMISLSELFHVSLDHLVKDASSDTKAEHVASPVYVDLNSLFHYEYKSKRTCFGIPLVHIHIGRGLYVAKGVIAIGNIAIGAVSIGIVALGGLCLGALALGLISFAGLALGLLLAVGGIAAGTMAVGGIALGIFAVGGLAVGMFSLGGLSIASHIAMGGYASGHIAIGDTVKGAYTFITQDNNFNDIKGEEVRKLIQQEYPHLWKPIVQGIISIFK
- a CDS encoding VOC family protein, with the translated sequence MKLSMNWITLRVRDLEASLHFYNRILGLPIERRFESSGKQIVMLGLEGQPKIELIQGSDPALKPECGVSVGFEVESLDEAMESLKSQGIPVARGPIAPNPHLRFFYILDPDGFEVQLAEHN
- a CDS encoding TetR/AcrR family transcriptional regulator, with product MESKRGRPRNVETEKSILTASYDLLLENGFGAVTVEKIADRAKVSKATIYKWWPNKAAVVMDGFLSSAADRLPVPDTGSVFDDILMHATNLSRFLISREGKIITEIIGEGQMDSGLAEAYRTRYFQPRRLEARLLMERGVQRGELKDNLDIEVITDLIYGPIFYRLLVTGQPIDDAYVQQLVRYAFQGIRN
- a CDS encoding cache domain-containing sensor histidine kinase, with amino-acid sequence MFIILPYFLSVLLIYRQTKENVERHELENSQEQIQQASADLEQYFDEIINLPYILYRNPDLFRVFEEGLEEDFYFKQLEINKGMTNFYLMRSEIRQIRLFINEGKSSFTVYNAMLSSRKRNPDLLQQASIQKLMSSNSNYLIEAPHLIENYNDTSIMPPSDKTMVLTVHHKIVDVLTQEFLGVITIDIDLDKIAHIANHFLQKNKESVWLSDAEDHVIYASDETWIGKTVPDELQRKISPAQADTKSPEGDIVFTRTLQEPIKEWHFAKVTPSSFLFEDVRKTAYTNIIVGVVVGGLGLIMITIISYGFTRPIKLLSQKVQRIEGRNMNAPFDDMREDEIGILERHIKEMMNRINRHIDREYKLEIENRKNQHRALKSQINPHFLFNSLQSIAAVALLSESPKVYQLITSLSKMMRYSIRVDQKATVQSEVDYVQAYLNLQAERFQTDFSYSIDIPKDIFDIPVPSMILQPLVENFFKHCYDEGYEQAYIHIYGEIQGEYLNLVVENNGNSVTDDELEALKNNLYTPVKEGNPSFAHIGLKNIHDRLVLHFDHTAGIKLDSMQGQGFTVRLVIPLYLKEK